In Chitinophagaceae bacterium, the genomic window GCCTGGGGTAAGACTGACAAACATATGGTGAGTATTCTCAACAAGGGAAACCGCGCCGCCATCAACGGCAAACTGGTCAACCGCAGCTACCAAGACAAAGAAGGCCGTAAGCATTATGCAACTGAGGTTTATGCCAACCAATTCATCAACCTCACACCCGCAGTTCAGAAAGACAACTTGCCCTTCTGATGATTTTTGGCAATGGATAATTAGTGAGTACACTCATTAGTTGAAGCCGGTTCATTATGGAGTCGGGCTTTTTTTATGACCCCAAAGAAACTCTCCCTTTAACTCTTACCCAAGTTTAAGAATTACGTCAAGCAAGAGATGGAATGGATGCAATTTTCGTCAGTTGGT contains:
- a CDS encoding single-stranded DNA-binding protein, with protein sequence AWGKTDKHMVSILNKGNRAAINGKLVNRSYQDKEGRKHYATEVYANQFINLTPAVQKDNLPF